In Vigna unguiculata cultivar IT97K-499-35 chromosome 3, ASM411807v1, whole genome shotgun sequence, a single genomic region encodes these proteins:
- the LOC114175962 gene encoding probable trehalose-phosphate phosphatase J, with the protein MTQQNVVPSKTKSGINRDLAVAQKPPAAPGGYIPIPRRRVLKNLEINGGQRINAWVDSMRASSPTHAKSTSSFAEEHSSWILRHPSALDMFEQIMDASRGKQIVMFLDYDGTLSPIVDDPDRAFMSDSMRKTVRKLARCFPTAIVTGRCRDKVYNFVRLAELYYAGSHGMDIQGPTRDSKYSNKDKGEPVLFQPASEFLPMIDEVYNELVEKMKSIPGARVENNKFCVSVHFRCVDEKKWSELAQEVRSVLKEYPKLRLNQGRKVLEIRPSIKWDKGKALEFLLESLGFANCNDVFPVYIGDDKTDEDAFKKLRDRGQGFGILVSKFPKDTTASYSLQEPNEVMDFLQRLVEWKQVSLRLRARSRV; encoded by the exons ATGACGCAGCAGAATGTGGTACCGTCCAAGACAAAATCCGGGATCAACAGGGACCTAGCGGTTGCGCAAAAGCCACCGGCGGCGCCGGGGGGCTACATTCCCATTCCGAGGAGGAGGGTTTTGAAGAACCTTGAGATCAATGGAGGACAAAGAATCAATGCATGGGTTGATTCCATGAGAGCCTCTTCTCCCACCCATGCCAAATCAACCTCTTCCTTCGCCGAAGAACACAGCTCTTGGATT CTTCGCCACCCTTCGGCATTAGACATGTTTGAGCAAATTATGGATGCATCCAGGGGAAAGCAAATCGTCATGTTCCTGGACTATGATGGTACTTTGTCACCTATTGTTGATGATCCAGACCGTGCTTTCATGTCGGATTCG ATGAGGAAAACAGTGAGGAAACTTGCGAGGTGTTTTCCCACTGCTATAGTTACAGGCAGATGCAGAGACAAG GTTTACAATTTTGTGCGATTGGCTGAGCTATATTATGCTGGAAGCCATGGCATGGATATCCAAGGCCCAACAAGAGACTCCAAATACAGCAACAAA GACAAAGGAGAGCCAGTTCTTTTTCAACCTGCCAGTGAATTTCTTCCCATGATAGACGAG GTGTACAATGAATTAGTTGAGAAAATGAAATCAATCCCTGGAGCAAGGGTGGAGAACAACAAGTTCTGCGTCTCTGTTCATTTTCGCTGCGTTGATGAAAAG AAATGGAGTGAACTGGCACAGGAAGTGAGATCAGTATTAAAAGAGTACCCGAAGCTTCGTCTTAACCAAGGAAGAAAG GTATTAGAGATTCGTCCATCCATTAAATGGGACAAAGGGAAAGCACTGGAATTTTTGTTAGAGTCACTTG GATTTGCCAACTGTAACGATGTCTTTCCTGTTTACATTGGAGATGATAAAACCGATGAAGATGCATTCAAG AAACTTAGAGACAGAGGACAAGGTTTTGGGATTCTTGTCTCGAAATTCCCAAAGGACACTACTGCATCATACTCTTTACAAGAACCTAACGAG GTGATGGATTTCCTTCAACGATTGGTGGAATGGAAACAAGTATCCCTTCGTCTCCGAGCACGTTCCCGTGTGTAA
- the LOC114178525 gene encoding probable inactive serine/threonine-protein kinase scy2 has product MDSANTSGSLQSSSGADEEYDSRAQSSQLSAFLNNPTQPPSFNTAAPNNLHPLIPPPHHHHQNTHIFDPLSTYLDPITQTSTSLLNLDVMWSKPGRSEPNQPILANFIPCSSSSPSPHNQAFLSTQTRGSNNSAAFPTLPPEGGSRGLMLSVSAANNDQIQTHSTTTNSISTNNNNTNVVRNPKKRSRASRRAPTTVLTTDTTNFRAMVQEFTGIPAPPFTSSPFPRTRLDLFASAATPTLRSNLNVNVNPLDPPTPPPYLLRPFPQKLQFRSLHPFPPSLSNTLSPSTNSTTNSTSINYQQQQNLSEHFGLMKQPLNYNNAPTLEAYQHPRYALGNSSVLVSRPQQQPSLEIPPSLKMGVFEELGLRHECHVNTDLGCLHQNMVSSTSVGVGALSSGNNNSNNLSNANPSTEWAQRTGTITNNDCDHAGGGGGGALTGTVSYSDIAERVTNGKVHYPASSSDFHGEKGPEFSVTARSQGMVESWINCSSD; this is encoded by the coding sequence ATGGATTCCGCCAACACTAGCGGCAGTTTGCAATCTTCAAGCGGTGCCGATGAAGAGTACGATTCACGCGCCCAATCATCTCAACTCTCTGCCTTCTTAAACAACCCCACCCAACCTCCTTCCTTCAACACTGCCGCTCCCAATAACCTCCACCCACTTATCCCACCAccgcaccaccaccaccaaaatACCCACATCTTCGACCCTTTATCAACTTACCTGGATCCGATTACCCAAACCTCAACATCACTTCTAAACCTCGACGTCATGTGGTCCAAACCGGGTAGATCCGAACCAAACCAACCCATTCTTGCTAACTTCATACCTTGCTCCTCATCATCGCCCTCGCCGCATAACCAAGCTTTTCTCTCCACTCAAACAAGGGGCAGCAACAATAGTGCTGCTTTTCCTACCTTGCCTCCAGAAGGTGGTTCCCGAGGACTAATGCTTTCGGTGTCAGCCGCCAACAATGATCAAATTCAAACCCACAGCACCACCACCAACAGTATCAgtaccaacaacaacaacaccaacGTGGTTCGAAACCCAAAGAAACGGTCAAGAGCTTCGAGGCGTGCACCCACCACTGTGCTAACCACAGACACCACCAATTTCCGAGCCATGGTTCAGGAATTCACAGGCATCCCCGCACCACCCTTCACATCCTCGCCTTTCCCGAGAACCAGGCTGGATCTCTTCGCTTCAGCCGCAACACCAACTCTGAGATCCAACCTTAACGTTAATGTTAACCCTTTGGACCCTCCCACGCCACCTCCTTATCTTCTTCGCCCCTTTCCGCAGAAACTGCAGTTCCGAAGCCTTCACCCGTTTCCTCCTTCCCTTTCCAACACCTTATCACCCTCAACTAACTCTACAACTAATTCAACTTCCATTAACTACCAACAGCAGCAAAACCTGTCCGAACATTTTGGACTTATGAAACAGCCTCTCAACTATAACAACGCTCCTACTCTCGAAGCATATCAGCATCCCAGGTACGCTCTTGGCAACTCTTCTGTCCTTGTCTCCAGACCACAACAACAACCCTCCTTGGAAATTCCGCCGAGTCTCAAAATGGGGGTATTTGAGGAGCTGGGACTGAGACACGAATGCCATGTTAACACCGACCTCGGGTGTCTTCATCAGAACATGGTTTCTTCAACATCGGTTGGAGTGGGAGCATTGTCAAGTGGAAACAACAACAGCAATAACTTGAGTAATGCTAATCCTTCAACGGAATGGGCCCAGAGAACGGGCACCATTACCAACAATGATTGCGATCAcgcaggaggaggaggaggaggagctCTCACTGGCACTGTCAGCTACAGTGACATTGCAGAGCGAGTCACCAATGGCAAAGTACACTACCCAGCTTCTTCATCGGATTTTCATGGAGAGAAGGGACCAGAGTTCAGTGTAACTGCCAGAAGCCAAGGTATGGTGGAATCCTGGATTAATTGTTCTTCTGATTAA